The Microterricola viridarii genome segment CCGCCGGTCCGCGCGGGAGCGTTCTGCCCGCACGGCGAGGGAGTCCGGATGCAGCCGGTCCCGGAGCCGCGCCACGGCTTTCCGGAACGCGGAGGCATCCATCGTGCGCGCCTTGGCCAGGGCGTCCTCTTGAAAGCGGGCGTGTAGATGCGGCGGCAGCAGCACAGCGGCGGCGAGAATCTCGCGGGCATGCCGCAGGGTGATCACGCCGGCCCCGAGATCGTCCAGAGTGTTCTGGAACGGACCGCACAACTGCGTGGCCTCGTAGATCAGGGCGACCATGGTGCGCTCGTGCACGCGCAGGATGAGGGCCAGCTCGGCGGTGATGCTGCGCCTCGCGAACTCCTCGTCCAACTCCGGCCGGCCTCCCAGCGGGTCGGCGATCGCCACGGCCCGGCGCACCGTGGAATCAATTCGGCGATACCGGTCCGCCTGCACGAAACACTCCAACGAGGCGCCGCTCGACAGCTCGGCCAGATCAACGTCGAGCACCGGGTCGAACCCGGCTTCTGGAGCCTGCGACGTCGCTGGTTTCATGACTTCAGCGTGCCACCACCCTCTGACACTGAAAGCCGTAAAACGGGCCAAAACAGGCACTTTTCGAGGCATCCTCGGTTTCCGTTACCTGATCGTGACCTTCGCGAACGCCACCGGGGCCGCAGTGTCGGGTCGGCTCCGAGGCTTCGCTCGTTCCTCGCTCAGCCGACAGGGAAGGGAAACCGGACGACGGCGCACTGCCCACTCCCGGCGGCTGAGGGAGCTTGCGACCGAAGCCCTGAGCGGATCCGCGGAGACTGCCGCCTGCGGCATCCGCGTCACACGCTGCCCGGGTCTCGATACGGCGCTGGCGCGCCTACTCGACCAACAGGTGTGCGTTGGCTCCAGGGCTTCGCTCGTTCCTCGCTCAGCCGACGGGGAAGGGGCTCAGCAGACGGGGAGAGCGGGACGGGACGAGGCGAGGCGCACTGCCCTCTCCCGGCGGCTGAGGGAGCTTGCGACCGAAGCCCCGAGCGGACCCGCGGGCGCCGAAGCCTGCGGCATCCGCTGCGCGCTCGTACCGGGTCTCGATACGGCGCTGGCGCGCCTACTCGACCAACGGGTGTGGGTCGGCTCCAGGGCTTCGCTCGTTCCTCGCTCAGCCGACGGGAAAGGGGGGACGGGAAGGGGGCGAAGTCGACGGGGACAGGGGCACCCAGCCGACGGGAAAGGGAAACGGGGCCACCGCGCACTGCCCTCCCCCGGCGACTGAGGGAGCTTGCGACCGAAGCCCCGAACGGCTCCGCGGAGACTGCAGCCCGCGGCATGCGTAGAACAGGGCGGCCGGGTCTCGATACGGCGCTGGCGCGCCTACTCGACCAACAGGAAGGGCGCTGGCGCGCCTACTCGACCAACGGGAAGGGCGCCGGCGACGGGAGAGGGGAACGAGGCGCGGCGCGGCCTACGGCGGCGGGTACAGGAACAGGTCGACGTCGCCGATCGGAACGGTGCGCCGGTGGTAGGAGTGGTCGTTGCCCCAGTTATATTCCTCGAGCACGACGGTGCCGTCTCCGGGCACCGACTGCACGTAGGCGACGTGATTACCGGTGAACCAGGCCACAGCACCGGTGATGGGCTCGTAGCTGGTGGTCCAGCCGTGGTCGTTCCATGCGTTGGCCCAGTTGTAGGCGCTGCCGCCTCCCGGGGTGAGGTTCGACCAGACCCACTTGAAGGAACCCGTCGCGCCGGCATCACGGTTGAGCCTCCAGGCGACGAAGTCGACGCACTCGCGGTAGTAGTAGCCGAGCGGTGAGAGCCCACCGCCCTGGTCGTCGGTCAGCTCCCAGGGCCACGGGTAGTCATCGCCTTCTTGGCGCACACCCGGTGTGGTGTTGGCGCCGGCGCGCACGCGGGCACTTGCGGCCTCCGCCGCTGCGTCAGCCGCGGCCTGCTCGGCGGCCAGACGCTCGGCCTCGAGGGTGAGCCGCTGGATCTCCTCCGAGCTCACCGCGGTGAAGCCGTCGCTGGAGATGGTGACCTCGGGCGAGAAGCTCGTGATCTTGACGCTCTGGGCACCGGCCGTGCTCGCTGCGCGGGAGCTGCTGGAAGCGAAGTCCATCCCGCCGTCGACGCCGAGCGCGTAGGCCGGGAGCGCCGCTGTCAGGAACAGTCCGGGCACGACAGCGAAGGTCACCAGCGAGCGCATGGCGGTTCGACGGGTGGCTTGTGGGCGTCGCGGGCCCTGCAGCGCTCGGCGCAGTGGAGCGGATGCCGCGGCGGCCCGCTGCACGCTGTCGCGCATCGCACGGCCCAGTGCTGCATCGGCACGCGGCACGGCGGGCGCCGGATCGACCCCAACGTCTGCAGAAGTGGCGGCCGAGGACTGCTGCGGCACGCTCGGGCGTTCAACGGGAACGACGACACCGGTAGAAAGAGCACCGACTGTCGCGGTCTCGTCCTCGGCGGCCTGTGCGGCGGCCTCGCGAGCCCACTGTTCGCGCATCTCGCGCCTGCTCGGCAGGGCGGCATCCGTGCCCGGCTCGCCATCGAGTCGGTGTGATGCGGCTTCAGTCACGCGTGGTCCTTTGGTGTGCACGAGCCACGTCGGCGGGGGGCCGGGTCGCGGTGCTTCGTGCCTGGGGGCTTCATGCGAGTGGAGCCCGGGAGGGCTCCAACCCAGCCCACATTACGGGAGCATCACGGCCTTGTCACCCATTATCTCGGCAAGCTTCAGCCACCCCTTGAGGGTTCGGAGCGACGCTACTCGTACGCCCTGACGACCTCTTCGTCGAGCTCCTCGTCGTCAACGGCGAGCTCCGTCACAGTCACCCGAGTGGCATGCGCCAGGAGCTTCTGCACCTCGTCGCTCTCCCCCGGCTCCACCACGAGCACGATCCCGGCGCTGCCGGCATCCAGTGTTTCGCTGATCAACTCGAGATCCTTCGACGGCGTCTTTCGCGCGATGTGCCCGGCGATGGCACCGATTCCTGCACCCGATCCGCCGGCCACCAGCAGCGCACCGCCGAGGGCGACAGCCGGGAACAGGGCGACGGCCAAGCCACCGGCGAGCCCGATGCCCAGGCCCTTCCGGACACCGTGGTGTTTGCCGCCGTCATCACGTTTCGGAATGCTGAGCTTGCCCTCCATGTCGCGCTTGATCACCGCCGCGTCGAAGGAGGTGTGCTTGTCTGCAGCCTTGTAGTGCTCGTGGATCTGCTCGAAGTCGGCCACCGCCTCTTCTTCTGTGGCGTACTGCGCAGCAATGGCGACATATGCCTGATCGGCCATCTCGAAGCTCCCGTCTGTGCCCGCGGCATTCGCGCCGACTGGCGCCGCCTGCTCGGTCGTTGGGGAGACTCTAGGCTGACCGCGCTGCTGCGGCCATCACGCGCATTGGGTGACTCGTGGCTACGCGGCTGGCTCCAGAAACTCGCCCCACTCGGGTAAGACGCGTTCGGTGCTGCGCAGCTGCCACCCGCCCTCGCGGGGCACGTATGGCGTGAAACGCAGCTGCCAGCCCATCTCGGCTGGCGTTCTGTCGCTCTTGGTGTTGTTGCAGCGCAGGCAGCAGGCGACGAGGTTCTCCCACGTGTCACGCCCGCCGCGGGAGCGCGGCAGCACGTGGTCGATCGTGCTGGCCGACTTGCCGCAGTACGCGCAGCGGTGCTCGTCGCGGCGCAGCACTCCCCGTCGGCTGACCGGCACCATCCGGCCGCGTGGGATCCGCACGTAACGGGTCAGCAGGATGACCGACGGGCGGTCCCAGACACCCGAGGTCGCCCACACGGGGTGCCCAGTGTCGATCTGCAGTACGCGCGCCTTCTCGTTCATCACGAGCGCGAGGGCTCGCTTGAAGGTCACGACGGCGAGCGGTTCGTAGCCGGCATTCAACACCAGTGTGTGCATGGTCATCCTCTCGAAGCAGGCTGCACGGCTTGCAGCCATTCGACTCTCCTGACGGATGAGGGCACGGAGCGAG includes the following:
- a CDS encoding HNH endonuclease yields the protein MHTLVLNAGYEPLAVVTFKRALALVMNEKARVLQIDTGHPVWATSGVWDRPSVILLTRYVRIPRGRMVPVSRRGVLRRDEHRCAYCGKSASTIDHVLPRSRGGRDTWENLVACCLRCNNTKSDRTPAEMGWQLRFTPYVPREGGWQLRSTERVLPEWGEFLEPAA
- a CDS encoding DUF1269 domain-containing protein, with the protein product MADQAYVAIAAQYATEEEAVADFEQIHEHYKAADKHTSFDAAVIKRDMEGKLSIPKRDDGGKHHGVRKGLGIGLAGGLAVALFPAVALGGALLVAGGSGAGIGAIAGHIARKTPSKDLELISETLDAGSAGIVLVVEPGESDEVQKLLAHATRVTVTELAVDDEELDEEVVRAYE
- a CDS encoding CHAP domain-containing protein yields the protein MTEAASHRLDGEPGTDAALPSRREMREQWAREAAAQAAEDETATVGALSTGVVVPVERPSVPQQSSAATSADVGVDPAPAVPRADAALGRAMRDSVQRAAAASAPLRRALQGPRRPQATRRTAMRSLVTFAVVPGLFLTAALPAYALGVDGGMDFASSSSRAASTAGAQSVKITSFSPEVTISSDGFTAVSSEEIQRLTLEAERLAAEQAAADAAAEAASARVRAGANTTPGVRQEGDDYPWPWELTDDQGGGLSPLGYYYRECVDFVAWRLNRDAGATGSFKWVWSNLTPGGGSAYNWANAWNDHGWTTSYEPITGAVAWFTGNHVAYVQSVPGDGTVVLEEYNWGNDHSYHRRTVPIGDVDLFLYPPP